From a region of the Fischerella sp. JS2 genome:
- a CDS encoding manganese catalase family protein, whose translation MFYHTKKLQYFKPPEKSDPVYAMKIQELIGGTFGEMTVMMQYLFQGWNCRGPVKYRDMLLDIGTEEIGHVEMLATMIAHLLDKAPLKVQEEGAKDAVVGAVMGGTNPRDVIMAAAMNPQHAIVSGLGAMPADSVGFPWNGRFIVASGNLMADFRSNLHAESQGRLQAVRMYEMSDDPGVKDTLSFMIARDTMHQNQWLAAIEDLKSEGLEDTPVPSSFPLELEKREFAYQFWNHSEGKESAEGRWAKGPSMDGKGEFQYVQNPQPLGPEPQPPQPDPRLHGTPINKESQGQHKSDRMIIG comes from the coding sequence ATGTTTTACCACACTAAGAAGCTACAGTACTTTAAACCGCCCGAAAAATCTGACCCAGTCTACGCGATGAAGATTCAAGAACTCATCGGTGGTACCTTTGGGGAAATGACCGTAATGATGCAGTACCTGTTTCAAGGCTGGAACTGTCGAGGCCCTGTAAAATATAGAGATATGCTTCTCGACATTGGTACTGAGGAAATCGGTCATGTCGAGATGCTAGCTACAATGATTGCTCACCTGCTGGATAAAGCACCACTGAAGGTACAAGAAGAAGGTGCTAAAGATGCAGTTGTGGGCGCAGTCATGGGCGGTACTAATCCACGGGATGTAATCATGGCAGCAGCGATGAATCCTCAGCACGCGATCGTTTCCGGTTTAGGTGCAATGCCTGCTGATAGTGTAGGTTTTCCTTGGAATGGCCGCTTTATCGTCGCCAGTGGTAACTTAATGGCAGATTTCCGTTCTAATCTCCATGCTGAGTCCCAAGGACGCTTGCAGGCAGTACGGATGTATGAGATGAGCGACGATCCGGGAGTTAAAGATACCCTAAGTTTTATGATTGCCCGTGACACAATGCATCAAAATCAGTGGCTGGCAGCGATTGAGGATCTAAAATCAGAAGGATTAGAAGATACTCCTGTTCCCAGTTCTTTCCCCTTAGAACTAGAGAAGCGCGAGTTTGCTTATCAATTCTGGAACCATTCTGAAGGTAAGGAAAGCGCTGAAGGTCGTTGGGCAAAAGGGCCTTCAATGGACGGAAAGGGTGAATTCCAATATGTCCAAAATCCTCAGCCCTTGGGACCAGAACCCCAACCACCCCAACCTGATCCCCGACTGCACGGTACGCCTATCAACAAAGAATCTCAGGGGCAACACAAGAGCGATCGCATGATAATTGGCTAA
- a CDS encoding 3' terminal RNA ribose 2'-O-methyltransferase Hen1: MLLTISTTHQPATELGYLLHKHPDRCQSFTLAFGQAHVFYPEADLQRCTAALLLEIDPVRLVRGHGSTIKQYVSDRPYVASSFLSVAIAQVFSTALAGRCQHRQELAQTPIPLVARLPVLPCRGGEAFLRQLFEPLGYSVSATGHLLDEKFPEWGQSQYYTVELQHTLILSEFINHIYVLLPVLDDDKHYWVGDEEVEKLLCHGEGWLHTHPVREQITRRYLKRQKYLTRAALAQLTQEEILDPDQAQERHTQEEAAVEKALSLNQQRMNAVVAALKDHGAKRVIDLGCGQGNLLKILIKDSFFEQVTGVDVSYRSLEVAKEKLDRLCLPRNQWNRLQLIQGALTYQDKRFNGYDAATVIEVIEHLDLPRLEAFERVLFEFAKPIIVIVTTPNIEYNIKFERLPAGKLRHKDHRFEWTRTQFQTWAKGITQRFGYSVEFQSVGEEDAELGSPTQMAIFKQYLKEGRSQEAIRGIKTSSN; encoded by the coding sequence ATGCTGTTGACAATTTCCACTACACATCAGCCTGCAACAGAGTTAGGCTACCTACTACATAAACACCCAGATCGTTGCCAGTCCTTTACTCTTGCCTTTGGACAGGCACATGTATTCTATCCAGAAGCAGACCTCCAGCGTTGTACTGCGGCGCTGTTGCTGGAAATAGACCCTGTGAGATTGGTGCGGGGACATGGTTCAACTATCAAGCAATACGTAAGCGATCGCCCATACGTTGCTTCTTCGTTTTTAAGTGTAGCGATCGCCCAAGTTTTCAGTACAGCTCTTGCTGGTCGTTGTCAACACAGACAAGAACTAGCACAAACTCCAATTCCCTTAGTCGCAAGATTACCTGTTTTACCCTGTCGGGGTGGTGAAGCATTTCTGCGGCAATTATTTGAACCTTTAGGCTACTCTGTTAGCGCCACAGGCCATCTCCTTGATGAAAAATTTCCAGAGTGGGGGCAAAGCCAATATTATACAGTTGAGCTACAGCACACCCTCATCCTTAGTGAATTTATCAATCATATCTACGTACTTCTACCAGTACTTGACGATGATAAACACTACTGGGTAGGCGATGAAGAAGTCGAAAAGCTACTGTGTCATGGTGAAGGTTGGCTGCATACCCATCCGGTGCGAGAACAAATTACCAGACGCTACCTCAAACGCCAAAAATATCTAACTCGTGCGGCTTTAGCGCAATTGACCCAGGAAGAAATTCTTGATCCAGACCAGGCACAAGAAAGACACACTCAGGAAGAAGCAGCTGTCGAAAAAGCACTTAGCCTCAACCAACAAAGAATGAATGCTGTAGTCGCTGCCCTCAAGGATCATGGTGCAAAACGGGTGATTGATTTAGGGTGTGGTCAGGGCAATTTACTAAAAATATTGATCAAAGATAGCTTTTTTGAGCAAGTTACGGGTGTTGATGTTTCCTATCGTTCCTTAGAGGTGGCTAAAGAAAAGCTAGATCGTCTGTGCCTACCCCGTAATCAATGGAACCGTTTGCAACTAATTCAAGGCGCACTCACTTACCAAGATAAACGTTTCAATGGTTACGATGCAGCTACAGTCATTGAGGTGATCGAACATCTAGATTTGCCGCGCTTAGAAGCATTTGAGCGGGTTTTGTTCGAGTTTGCCAAACCCATAATTGTAATTGTAACTACACCAAACATTGAGTACAACATCAAATTTGAGAGACTACCTGCTGGGAAACTGCGACATAAAGATCACCGTTTTGAATGGACACGAACACAGTTTCAAACTTGGGCAAAGGGCATCACACAACGCTTTGGTTATAGCGTGGAATTTCAATCGGTAGGAGAAGAAGATGCAGAACTTGGTTCTCCAACACAGATGGCAATATTCAAGCAATACCTAAAAGAAGGCAGAAGCCAGGAGGCAATTAGGGGGATAAAGACCTCTTCTAATTGA
- a CDS encoding serine/threonine-protein kinase, whose amino-acid sequence MAHHMIGKVLQGQYQIVQSLGAGVFGQTYIAINVEQPNHPKCVIKQLKVSSSQPAYLQSLRLHFLTETETLRYLGHHDQIPQLIACFEENERFYLVQEFIEGHALTTELPINQRAGYLWTESEIIQFLQDVLGILNFIHSQGVIHCDVKPENLIRRTCDGKLVLIDFGSIQPINFGVDTVLPIYRVPVTSLGYIPPEQFIDQTQPNSDIYAVGMIAIQALTGLSPLQLKIDPRSNEFIWRSHQTPVSDYLAVILSQMIRYNYKDRFQSAAEILRALEQMSLEYSPPQTIQLQSNILLDSTDAEDHFVRPDASVKSPPLLTGMRVGLVANSLVVGFGVYSLMNSPAYSETETLYKATEEFQSGDLEKAIALAKSIPTNSNVYPEAQTTIEEWQNQWQLATEQYLLAKKALDEGQWSEAIHAASQVPDILYWQSKTDQIIEQAKAKIETQTNNLLARAYEKAAVKDFSTALTYLQQVPKETSATDLVKQKLTEYHQKQQIRAIFLLQQAYNKAEIGEFETAVKFLQQVPQNSSVYATAKAKLEEYTQKQRLQAKNQKVAPSKVIAALSKETSTRESFDPSTLLQEVNIAPNATSL is encoded by the coding sequence ATGGCCCATCACATGATCGGTAAAGTACTACAAGGACAGTATCAAATCGTCCAAAGTTTGGGTGCTGGTGTGTTTGGACAAACATATATTGCAATCAATGTTGAACAACCAAATCACCCTAAATGTGTAATCAAACAACTCAAGGTTTCTAGCTCCCAACCTGCCTATTTACAATCACTGAGATTACACTTTCTCACAGAGACTGAAACTCTGAGATATTTGGGACACCACGATCAAATTCCACAACTGATTGCTTGTTTTGAAGAAAACGAGCGTTTTTACTTAGTGCAGGAGTTTATTGAGGGACATGCACTCACAACAGAATTGCCCATTAATCAACGCGCGGGTTATCTTTGGACTGAAAGCGAAATTATTCAATTTTTACAAGATGTTTTAGGTATTCTAAATTTTATTCACTCTCAAGGAGTAATTCACTGCGACGTTAAGCCGGAAAATTTAATTAGACGTACGTGTGATGGGAAATTAGTTCTGATAGATTTTGGTTCTATTCAACCAATTAATTTTGGTGTAGATACAGTATTACCAATTTATAGAGTTCCTGTCACTTCATTAGGTTATATTCCCCCAGAACAATTTATCGATCAAACACAGCCCAATAGTGATATTTATGCTGTGGGTATGATTGCGATCCAGGCTTTAACTGGTTTATCTCCATTGCAATTAAAAATTGATCCTCGAAGTAATGAATTTATTTGGCGTTCTCATCAGACTCCAGTCAGTGATTATCTTGCTGTAATTCTCAGCCAGATGATCCGTTATAACTACAAAGATCGTTTTCAGTCAGCAGCTGAGATATTGCGGGCGCTTGAGCAAATGTCTCTCGAATATTCCCCACCGCAAACGATTCAGCTGCAGTCTAATATATTACTAGATTCTACGGACGCAGAAGATCATTTTGTTCGCCCTGATGCATCTGTTAAGTCACCTCCTTTGTTGACAGGAATGCGAGTAGGACTGGTAGCCAATTCTTTGGTAGTGGGATTCGGGGTCTATTCTTTAATGAATTCTCCAGCCTATTCTGAAACGGAAACTTTATATAAAGCAACAGAAGAATTTCAATCAGGAGATTTAGAAAAAGCGATCGCTCTCGCAAAATCTATTCCTACAAATAGTAATGTTTATCCAGAGGCACAAACTACGATTGAAGAATGGCAAAACCAGTGGCAACTTGCTACTGAACAATATTTATTAGCTAAAAAAGCATTAGACGAGGGACAATGGTCAGAGGCCATACATGCTGCTTCTCAAGTACCCGATATTTTATATTGGCAGTCAAAAACAGATCAAATCATTGAGCAAGCCAAAGCCAAAATCGAAACACAAACAAATAATTTATTAGCTAGAGCTTATGAAAAAGCTGCTGTGAAAGATTTCAGTACTGCTTTAACTTATCTACAGCAAGTTCCTAAAGAAACTTCTGCTACTGATTTAGTCAAACAAAAATTAACTGAGTACCATCAAAAGCAACAAATAAGAGCTATCTTTTTGTTACAACAAGCTTATAACAAAGCAGAAATAGGTGAGTTTGAGACGGCTGTAAAATTCCTCCAGCAAGTCCCTCAAAATTCTTCTGTATATGCAACTGCTAAAGCCAAATTGGAAGAATATACACAAAAGCAACGTTTGCAAGCAAAGAATCAAAAGGTAGCCCCATCTAAAGTAATAGCTGCATTATCAAAAGAAACATCAACGCGGGAATCTTTTGACCCCAGCACTTTGCTACAGGAGGTTAACATTGCACCAAATGCAACATCCTTATAA
- a CDS encoding serine/threonine-protein kinase, translating into MSYCLNPSCPQPQNTNNGKFCQTCGAKLLLKERYRAIKPIGQGGFGRTFLAVDEDKPSKPRCVIKQFYPQAQGTSTVQKAVELFNQEAMRLDELGKHPQIPELLAYFTQDDRQYLVQEFIDGQNLAEELAVKGAFNETQIRQLLNNLLTVLQFCHSRQVIHRDIKPENIIRRRFPLEGEENQQQRDLVLVDFGASKFVTHTALNRTGTSIGSPEYVAPEQIRGQAIFASDIYSLGATCVRLLTERSPFDLYDINNDTWIWQRYVKSPVSEELNSILDKMLQSIPARRYQTTDEVLTDLNKKSSVATTLTIPSKPVVSSPPSTPTSISTPSHNPIEKELEEIRTTFLGGNQSANNKAMRSPQPSANQPTPHSKIDEELEELRTKYLGNNSPD; encoded by the coding sequence ATGAGCTATTGCCTTAACCCCAGCTGTCCCCAACCCCAAAACACGAATAATGGCAAGTTTTGCCAAACTTGTGGTGCTAAGCTACTTCTCAAAGAACGTTACCGCGCCATTAAACCTATAGGACAAGGCGGTTTTGGCAGAACTTTCCTAGCAGTGGATGAGGATAAACCCTCGAAACCGCGTTGTGTGATTAAGCAATTTTATCCCCAAGCCCAAGGCACTAGTACTGTACAAAAAGCAGTAGAGTTATTTAATCAGGAAGCAATGCGGCTGGATGAGTTAGGGAAACATCCGCAAATTCCAGAACTGCTAGCATATTTTACCCAAGATGACAGGCAATATCTAGTTCAAGAATTTATTGATGGGCAAAATCTAGCAGAAGAATTGGCAGTTAAAGGGGCTTTTAACGAAACGCAGATTCGGCAACTGCTTAATAATTTATTAACAGTTTTGCAATTTTGTCATAGCAGACAAGTCATTCATCGAGATATCAAGCCAGAAAATATTATTCGTCGCCGATTTCCCTTAGAAGGGGAAGAAAATCAACAGCAGAGGGATTTAGTTCTGGTAGACTTTGGTGCTTCTAAATTTGTTACCCACACAGCCCTTAACCGCACTGGTACAAGTATTGGTAGTCCAGAATATGTTGCACCAGAACAAATACGGGGACAAGCAATATTTGCCAGTGATATTTACAGCTTGGGTGCTACCTGTGTGCGCTTATTAACCGAGCGATCGCCTTTTGATTTGTACGATATTAATAACGATACTTGGATTTGGCAACGTTACGTTAAAAGTCCAGTCAGCGAAGAGTTAAACTCTATTTTAGACAAAATGCTCCAAAGCATTCCCGCCCGGCGTTACCAAACCACTGATGAAGTTCTCACAGACTTAAATAAAAAGTCGTCTGTTGCTACTACCCTCACCATACCCAGCAAACCAGTTGTGAGTTCACCTCCATCAACTCCTACTTCTATATCCACTCCTAGTCATAATCCCATCGAAAAAGAATTAGAGGAAATCAGGACTACGTTTTTGGGTGGTAATCAATCTGCAAATAACAAAGCAATGCGATCGCCTCAACCATCAGCAAATCAACCGACTCCTCACAGTAAAATTGACGAGGAGTTAGAGGAATTAAGAACTAAATATCTTGGTAATAATTCTCCAGATTAA
- the fni gene encoding type 2 isopentenyl-diphosphate Delta-isomerase — translation MNTPISPSAATQIRKADHIRICLEEDVQFQQTTNGLEDYRFSHCCLPELDHNDIDLSTTFLGKQLGAPFLISSMTGGTPEAGMINRRLAEVAQHYKFAMGVGSQRIAVEKPSVADTFAVRKYAPDVLLFANLGAVQLNYDYGLDECLRVVEILEADALILHLNPLQECIQPRGDKNFRGLLDKISDLCNQIRVPVIAKEVGNGISATMAQKLIAAGVKAIDVAGAGGTSWAKVESERAENPLQRRLGRTFADWGLPTAECITCIRAVAPTVPLIASGGLRHGLDVAKALALGADIAGLAMPFLQAAASSEAAVYDLGEVLIAEITTVLFCTGNSTIKQLQCSGSLERIK, via the coding sequence GTGAACACGCCTATCAGTCCATCCGCCGCTACTCAAATTCGTAAAGCTGATCACATCCGCATTTGCTTAGAAGAAGATGTGCAATTCCAACAAACTACTAATGGATTAGAAGACTATCGTTTTAGCCATTGTTGTTTGCCGGAACTTGATCACAATGATATTGATCTCAGTACTACTTTTTTAGGAAAGCAGTTAGGTGCACCATTTTTAATTTCTTCCATGACTGGAGGAACCCCAGAAGCAGGCATGATTAACCGTCGTCTAGCAGAAGTTGCCCAACATTATAAATTTGCTATGGGTGTCGGTTCTCAGCGTATTGCTGTAGAAAAACCTTCTGTGGCTGATACCTTCGCTGTTCGCAAATATGCCCCAGATGTTCTCCTGTTTGCCAATCTCGGTGCTGTCCAGCTCAACTACGATTACGGCTTAGATGAATGCTTGCGAGTTGTTGAGATTTTGGAAGCTGATGCCCTAATTTTACATCTCAACCCACTGCAAGAGTGCATTCAACCTCGAGGTGATAAAAATTTCAGAGGATTGCTTGACAAAATATCTGATTTGTGCAATCAAATAAGAGTCCCTGTAATTGCCAAAGAAGTAGGCAATGGTATCTCAGCAACAATGGCACAAAAGCTGATTGCGGCAGGGGTAAAGGCGATTGATGTAGCTGGCGCAGGTGGCACTTCTTGGGCAAAAGTAGAAAGTGAAAGAGCCGAAAATCCCTTACAACGGCGTTTGGGTCGAACCTTTGCAGATTGGGGTTTACCAACTGCGGAGTGCATAACCTGCATTCGTGCAGTTGCACCAACAGTACCTTTGATTGCTTCTGGGGGATTACGTCATGGACTGGATGTGGCGAAAGCTTTGGCACTGGGAGCAGATATAGCTGGTTTAGCAATGCCATTTTTGCAAGCAGCCGCTTCCTCAGAAGCTGCTGTCTACGACTTAGGCGAGGTGTTAATTGCTGAAATAACTACAGTGCTATTCTGCACTGGCAATTCTACTATCAAGCAACTACAGTGTTCGGGGAGTTTAGAGCGTATAAAATAA
- a CDS encoding polynucleotide kinase-phosphatase — protein MKLTIPELSLVVLIGASGAGKSTFARRFFQPFEVLSSDFCRGLVSDDENNQFATKDAFDVLHFITTKRLAAGKLTVIDATNVQPEDRKIFVQLARKYHFFPVAIALNLPEEVCQQRNQQRPNRQFGSHVVRRHTQMLRRSLRGLEREGFRYVYILNSIVEIDTVEIERQPLWNNRKYEHGPFDIIGDIHGCCDELETLLEKLGYVKGGQGGQKGHGGEIASLSSPTPHTSPTSSIPTLWDALTYYHPQGRKAVFLGDLIDRGPRILDTVKLVRNMVLAGTAICVPGNHENKFLRKLRGKNVKINHGLEKTLAEIEALPAEWREHHTKELKEFLDTLVSHYVLDDGRLVVAHAGMKQEYQGRGSAQVREFALYGETTGEIDEFGLPIRYNWAAEYRGQAMVVYGHTPVLAAEWLNNTINIDTGCVFGGKLTALRYPEKELVSVSAVCAYSQPAKPIEKSVTEAMTVQQQLDDVLNIDDVLGKRIINTRLVPHIKIREENAIAALEVVSRFAANPKWLIYLPPTMSPVETSQQLGYLEHPQQAFAYYRHQGITQIMCEEKHMGSRTVVIICRDETVAKKRFGIVNEGIGICYTRTGRRFFDHPNLETELLARLNTSLTNSGFWENFHTDWVCLDCELMPWSAKAQGLLREQYAPVGVASRLALGDAVSLLERAEQRGIDVTVQLSNYQQKAEMAEKYVTAYRRYCWPVEHICDYKLAPFHILATETAIHTDKDHQWHMQEVAKIALYDPDLLLPTAYKVIDLTDPSSEAEGVHWWEELTAMGGEGIVVKPMQFIVKSNRGIIQPAVKCRGQEYLRMIYGLEYSAPENMQRLRQRGLTLKRSLAKREFALGVEALERFITYAPLRCVHECIVGILALESEPVDPRL, from the coding sequence ATGAAACTAACTATTCCCGAACTTTCTTTAGTTGTTCTCATCGGTGCTTCTGGTGCTGGTAAATCGACCTTTGCACGCAGATTTTTTCAACCTTTTGAAGTGTTATCCTCAGATTTCTGCCGGGGATTGGTGTCAGATGATGAGAATAATCAGTTTGCAACCAAAGATGCTTTTGATGTCCTGCATTTTATCACTACCAAACGACTTGCAGCCGGAAAATTGACCGTTATTGATGCGACTAATGTCCAACCAGAAGACCGAAAAATTTTTGTTCAGTTAGCACGAAAATACCATTTTTTTCCGGTAGCGATCGCTCTTAATCTACCAGAAGAAGTTTGTCAACAACGTAACCAACAACGCCCCAACCGTCAGTTTGGTTCCCATGTAGTGCGGCGTCATACCCAAATGTTGCGGCGTTCACTGCGGGGGTTAGAACGAGAAGGCTTTCGCTACGTATATATTCTTAACTCAATAGTAGAAATTGATACTGTAGAAATTGAGCGTCAACCCCTGTGGAACAATCGCAAGTATGAACACGGGCCCTTTGACATCATCGGTGACATCCACGGCTGTTGTGATGAACTAGAAACTCTGTTGGAAAAATTAGGGTACGTCAAAGGGGGACAAGGAGGACAAAAAGGACACGGGGGAGAAATTGCTTCCTTATCTTCTCCCACTCCTCATACTTCCCCCACCTCCTCAATCCCCACCCTCTGGGACGCTCTCACCTACTACCATCCCCAAGGGCGCAAAGCTGTTTTTCTGGGTGATTTAATAGACCGAGGTCCACGTATTCTTGATACGGTCAAATTAGTACGAAATATGGTGTTAGCAGGGACAGCTATTTGCGTTCCAGGTAATCATGAAAACAAATTTTTGCGGAAATTACGGGGTAAGAATGTCAAGATAAATCATGGTTTAGAGAAAACTTTAGCAGAGATAGAAGCTTTACCAGCAGAATGGCGTGAACACCATACTAAAGAACTGAAAGAATTTTTAGATACTTTGGTGAGCCATTATGTTCTTGATGATGGTCGATTAGTAGTTGCCCACGCAGGAATGAAGCAGGAATATCAAGGACGAGGCTCAGCTCAAGTGCGAGAGTTTGCTTTGTATGGTGAAACAACAGGAGAAATCGATGAGTTTGGCTTACCTATCCGTTACAACTGGGCAGCAGAGTACCGGGGTCAAGCAATGGTCGTCTATGGACACACGCCTGTACTTGCCGCAGAATGGCTCAACAACACTATTAACATTGACACAGGTTGCGTTTTTGGAGGCAAACTCACAGCCTTGCGCTATCCAGAAAAGGAATTAGTGAGTGTCTCTGCTGTCTGTGCTTACAGTCAACCTGCTAAACCCATTGAAAAGAGTGTGACAGAAGCAATGACAGTCCAGCAGCAACTGGATGATGTGCTAAATATTGATGACGTATTGGGTAAGCGCATTATTAATACCCGCTTAGTACCTCATATAAAAATTCGTGAAGAAAATGCGATCGCAGCTTTAGAGGTAGTTAGCCGTTTTGCAGCCAATCCCAAATGGCTGATTTATTTACCACCTACAATGTCTCCAGTGGAAACATCCCAACAACTGGGATATCTGGAACACCCCCAACAGGCCTTTGCTTACTATCGTCACCAGGGAATTACACAAATTATGTGTGAAGAAAAGCACATGGGTTCCCGGACAGTAGTAATTATATGCCGAGATGAAACAGTAGCTAAAAAGCGCTTTGGTATTGTGAATGAGGGTATTGGTATTTGCTATACCCGCACAGGCAGACGATTTTTTGATCACCCAAATCTAGAAACAGAACTGTTAGCCAGGTTAAATACCTCCCTTACCAACAGTGGCTTCTGGGAAAATTTTCATACTGACTGGGTATGTCTAGACTGTGAACTAATGCCTTGGTCAGCTAAAGCTCAAGGACTATTACGAGAACAATATGCTCCCGTTGGCGTAGCATCACGCCTAGCACTAGGTGACGCTGTAAGCTTGCTGGAGAGGGCAGAACAACGTGGTATAGATGTAACTGTGCAATTGAGCAATTATCAACAAAAAGCCGAGATGGCTGAAAAGTATGTCACAGCTTACCGTCGCTACTGCTGGCCAGTTGAGCATATTTGTGACTATAAACTTGCACCTTTTCACATCTTGGCAACAGAAACAGCCATCCATACCGACAAAGACCATCAATGGCACATGCAGGAAGTAGCAAAAATTGCTCTGTATGACCCCGACCTACTGTTACCAACAGCATATAAGGTAATAGATTTGACAGACCCAAGCAGTGAAGCAGAAGGTGTACATTGGTGGGAAGAATTAACAGCTATGGGAGGTGAAGGTATAGTTGTGAAACCGATGCAATTTATTGTCAAAAGCAATCGAGGAATTATTCAACCTGCGGTAAAATGTCGCGGACAAGAGTATTTGCGAATGATTTATGGTTTAGAGTACTCAGCACCTGAAAATATGCAACGTCTACGTCAACGAGGATTAACACTCAAGCGTTCCTTGGCAAAGCGAGAGTTTGCTTTGGGTGTGGAAGCATTGGAACGTTTCATTACTTATGCACCTCTACGCTGTGTCCATGAATGTATCGTGGGAATTTTGGCGCTAGAGAGTGAACCTGTAGATCCGAGGTTGTGA